One genomic segment of Sminthopsis crassicaudata isolate SCR6 chromosome 2, ASM4859323v1, whole genome shotgun sequence includes these proteins:
- the TCTN3 gene encoding tectonic-3 isoform X2, whose protein sequence is MSACLRDEVTRTASSAFPKSHPSCRCHSNEPGRPLSGLGGSCDLMALVPLELLVLPWFFLAGDARAQTQPSPSEGAPSWAGIDSPVARLEEAGVVPTDRLRPLVASWFESVWGRHFWFWGFSDACSCDLTPNSCDLNCCCDRECYLKESQMIFKDCLPGSYRILAWKCVDPSIMFQSNTPFHVEILMIPDSGPNFCIQVKNPILNYFHHLQKVNDTNIQSLIKKYGGKSFFSEPPPTPTYSSFYKAGDPIVIYFPKWSLLSLLKHPTETGPSGLCTDNNAAKFLENGHTTCTRFFSNLTSSCTTDPSLTVTSYHNFMVLKVPKGVIDLKNMQVPITLTSEPVLPQLDGNTCYNVVSQVIYDIETNGTLGIQKISLSFILMNLSGDPGAAFQQHFTIRFHTFQHRRPAVPLVRSGNPGYIFGMPLLVLKGDTSDPMTVLHSHSDGSCSVNRRKVEFGVNMMTGCKFRLENRSCDHLQDEIYKTLSAISSPVYIGIMGNSDPSHRGHWVKVFTQNSSALVPLDDRSIVVEVYNDLLVLLISLSIS, encoded by the exons ATGAGCGCGTGCCTCCGGGATGAGGTCACACGTACGGCGTCCTCCGCCTTCCCGAAGTCCCACCCCTCCTGCCGGTGCCATAGCAACGAGCCGGGGCGCCCACTCTCGGGCCTGGGCGGCAGCTGCGACCTCATGGCCCTGGTGCCCCTTGAGCTGCTGGTGCTCCCTTGGTTCTTCCTGGCAGGGGATGCCAGGGCCCAGACCCAACCCTCGCCCTCTGAGGGAGCTCCCAGCTGGGCTGGAATAGACTCCCCGGTGGCGCGACTCGAGGAGGCGGGGGTCGTCCCTACTGACCGGCTGCGGCCGCTGGTGGCAAGCTGGTTCGAGAGCGTGTGGGGGCGCCACTTCTGGTTCTGGGGGTTCTCCGACGCCTGCTCGTGTGACTTGACACCGAACTCGTGCGATCTGAACTGCTGCTGTGACAGGGAGTGCTACTTGAAAGAGTCCCAAATGATTTTCAAGGACTGCCTCCCAGGGAGCTACAG AATATTGGCTTGGAAATGTGTAGATCCTTCCATAATGTTCCAAAGTAATACCCCGTTTCATGTAGAAATTTTGATGATACCAGATAGTGGTCCAAACTTTTGTATCCAAGTGAAGAACC caatattgAACTATTTCCATCATCTTCAAAAGGTGAATGATACCAACATACAATCTTTGATAAAAAAATATGGAGGCAAATCATTCTTCTCAGAACCTCCACCAACACCAACTTATTCTTCTTTTTACAAG GCTGGAGATCCCATTGTGATCTACTTTCCCAAGTGGTCATTACTGAGTTTACTCAAACATCCAACAGAAACAGGTCCTAGTGGACTTTGTACTGACAATAATGCTGCAA AATTCCTGGAAAATGGACATACCACCTGTACCCGGTTCTTTAGCAATCTAACAAGTAGCTGCACCACAGATCCTTCACTCACAGTCACCTCTTATCATAATTTTATGGTTTTGAAG gTTCCAAAAGGTGTGATTGATTTGAAGAACATGCAG GTGCCCATAACACTTACTTCGGAGCCCGTTTTACCTCAGCTAGATGGAAACACCTGTTACAATGTTGTTTCCCAG GTTATCTATGACATAGAAACCAATGGAACTCTTGGAATCcagaaaatctctctctctttcatcttgaTGAACCTATCTGGAGATCCAGGAGCAGCATTTCAGCAACACTTCACTATACGTTTCCAT ACTTTTCAGCATAGAAGACCTGCTGTTCCTTTGGTGAGAAGTGGAAATCCTGGTTATATTTTTGGAATGCCCCTTCTAGTTTTAAAAGGTGATACCAGTGATCCA ATGACTGTCTTACATAGCCACAGTGATGGAAGTTGTTCTGTGAATAGACGAAAAGTAGAATTTGGGGTGAACATGATGACTGGTTGCAAGTTCAG GCTAGAGAACAGAAGCTGTGATCATTTGCAGGATGAGATCTACAAAACTCTTAGTGCTATATCCAGTCCAGTATATATTGGCATCATGGGGAACTCAGATCCTTCACACAGAGGACACTGGGTCAAGGTCTTCACCCAGAATTCCAGTGCTCTG